In one Silene latifolia isolate original U9 population chromosome 10, ASM4854445v1, whole genome shotgun sequence genomic region, the following are encoded:
- the LOC141604846 gene encoding uncharacterized protein LOC141604846, producing MESQAKLTRTQSSLLRSSPTVRSSIQTLSTVDLHQYSDDDENDNNNNNNDNNDKEKQYSHHHLKRHRFTPKLTTPKLTLIFTLTLIFTLIYLNTSETTTSTSENILLFLIFIAVSLYYLSKNKHLLDHLKNLPSVKTHNRSNSNPSVEWFIGDDVAVSTTTSEVRGVEYYGNGDFYEGEFYSGKSNGSGVYNYCRGKGKYEGEWVEGRYEGYGIESWGKGSKYRGMYKGGYRHGYGVYRFFTGDSYGGEWLNGYYHGFGVQSCSDGSCFFGVFKSGVKHGLGCYHFRNGDRYAGEYFGDKIHGFGVYHFANGHCYEGSWHEGRKQGYGMYTFRNGEPKCGEWNCGSLKTPLPPLTDSVLRAVQAARKAAENAINLQRVDDQVNKAVAGANRAATAARVAAVKAVQNRMNGKFYDINA from the exons ATGGAAAGTCAAGCGAAGCTAACAAGAACACAGTCATCACTTCTCCGATCCTCCCCCACCGTCCGATCCTCCATCCAAACCCTCTCCACCGTTGATCTCCATCAATATTCCGACGACGATGAAAacgacaacaataataataacaacgacAACAACGATAAAGAAAAACAATATTCCCACCACCATCTCAAACGACACCGTTTCACCCCAAAATTAACCACCCCAAAATTAACCCTGATTTTCACTCTAACCCTAATTTTTACCCTCATTTACCTCAACACCTCGGAAACCACCACCTCCACTTCCGAAAATATCCTCCTTTTCCTCATCTTCATCGCTGTTTCCCTCTATTACCTCAGTAAAAACAAACATTTACTCGACCACCTCAAAAACTTACCCTCAGTAAAAACACACAACCGTAGTAACTCTAACCCCTCAGTCGAATGGTTCATCGGCGATGACGTGGCAGTTTCAACTACCACGTCGGAGGTGAGAGGAGTGGAGTATTACGGAAATGGTGATTTTTACGAAGGGGAATTTTACAGCGGTAAAAGTAACGGTTCGGGAGTGTATAATTACTGTAGGGGTAAAGGTAAATATGAAGGAGAATGGGTAGAAGGAAGATATGAAGGGTATGGGATAGAAAGTTGGGGTAAAGGGAGTAAATATAGAGGAATGTATAAAGGTGGATATAGACATGGTTATGGTGTTTATAGGTTTTTTACTGGAGATAGTTACGGTGGTGAATGGTTAAATGGTTATTATCATGGTTTTGGTGTTCAATCTTGCAGTGATGGCAGTTGTTTTTTTGGAGTGTTTAAATCTGGGGTTAAACATGGTCTTGGTTGTTACCATTTTAG AAATGGGGATAGGTATGCCGGGGAGTATTTTGGAGATAAAATCCATGGATTTGGTGTGTATCACTTTGCTAATGGGCATTGCTATGAGGGTTCGTGGCATGAAGGCCGTAAACAAGGTTATGGGATGTATACTTTCCGAAATGGGGAACCTAAATGTGGTGAATGGAATTGTGGATCCCTGAAGACTCCCTTACCGCCACTTACAGATTCAGTTCTCCGAGCAGTTCAG GCTGCAAGAAAAGCAGCAGAGAATGCAATTAACCTACAACGAGTCGATGATCAAGTCAACAAAGCAGTGGCAGGTGCAAATCGAGCTGCCACAGCCGCTAGAGTTGCTGCTGTCAAAGCAGTTCAGAATAGAATGAATGGGAAATTTTATGATATAAATGCTTAA
- the LOC141604848 gene encoding uncharacterized protein LOC141604848 → MQIASKLQCTWTNPDAQMLRTSILCSSKPQLQTLFNFPQKIDKISSFSSKFKHCPLFVASMSSTPVEKVAPLNHDASAQKPQYPVQVAKRLEKFKTTIFTQMSQLAIKHGAINLGQGFPNFDGPEFVKAAAIQAINEGKNQYARGYGVPDLNLAIAERFKKDTGLTIDPEKEITVTSGCTEAIAATMLGLINPGDEVILFAPFYDSYEATLSMAGAKVKGITLRPPDFAVPLEELKSTISKNTRAILINTPHNPTGKMFTREELEFIASLCIENDVLVFTDEVYDKLTFEMDHISMASLPGMYERTVTLNSLGKTFSLTGWKIGWAIAPPHLIWGVKQAHSYLTFATSTPMQYAAATALRAPDSYFEELKRDYRAKKDILVKGLIEAGFKVFPSSGTYFVMVDHTPFGQKDDVAFCEYLIKEVGVVAIPTSVFYLNPEEGKNLVRFTFCKDEDTLNAAVKRMKEKLKRV, encoded by the exons ATGCAAATCGCATCAAAATTGCAATGTACCTGGACAAACCCTGATGCACAAATGTTGAGAACCTCTATATTATGCTCATCAAAACCTCAACTTCAAACCCTCTTCAACTTTCCCCAAAAAATTGACAAAATCTCTTCATTTTCTTCAAAATTTAAGCATTGCCCTTTATTTGTAGCATCCATGTCTAGTACTCCTGTTGAAAAGGTGGCACCTTTGAATCATGATGCTTCTGCCCAAAAACCTCAATACCCAGTTCAG GTTGCAAAGCGTTTGGAGAAGTTCAAGACAACAATTTTCACTCAGATGAGCCAGCTAGCCATCAAACACGGAGCCATTAACCTTGGCCAAGGATTCCCCAACTTTGATGGGCCGGAGTTTGTAAAAGCTGCAGCCATTCAAGCCATTAACGAAGGGAAAAACCAATACGCCCGTGGCTATGGAGTTCCTGACCTCAACCTTGCTATTGCCGAAAGGTTCAAGAAAGACACAGGTCTAACAATTGACCCTGAAAAGGAAATAACCGTCACCTCAGGTTGCACAGAAGCGATTGCTGCTACCATGTTAGGGTTAATTAACCCCGGTGACGAGGTAATCCTCTTTGCCCCATTCTATGATTCTTATGAAGCCACACTTTCTATGGCCGGTGCCAAAGTCAAAGGGATCACATTACGTCCACCTGACTTTGCCGTCCCCCTTGAAGAACTCAAGTCTACAATATCGAAAAACACACGGGCCATCCTTATAAACACACCTCATAATCCCACCGGAAAAATGTTCACTAGAGAAGAACTCGAGTTTATAGCATCCCTTTGCATTGAGAATGATGTATTGGTATTCACCGATGAGGTTTATGATAAGTTAACCTTTGAAATGGATCATATATCCATGGCTTCCCTTCCTGGTATGTATGAGCGTACCGTTACCCTAAATTCTCTCGGAAAGACATTCTCGTTAACCGGATGGAAGATTGGGTGGGCCATAGCACCTCCTCATTTGATTTGGGGAGTGAAGCAAGCCCATTCTTACCTCACTTTCGCCACTTCCACTCCAATGCAATATGCCGCGGCTACTGCATTACGAGCACCCGACTCCTATTTTGAGGAACTGAAAAGGGATTACCGGGCTAAAAAGGACATTTTGGTGAAAGGGTTAATTGAGGCGGGTTTTAAGGTGTTCCCATCAAGCGGAACCTACTTTGTTATGGTTGATCACACTCCCTTCGGCCAAAAAGACGACGTTGCATTCTGCGAATATCTAATCAAGGAAGTTGGGGTTGTAGCAATCCCGACAAGTGTTTTCTATTTGAACCCGGAAGAGGGGAAGAACTTGGTAAGATTTACCTTCTGCAAGGATGAAGATACCCTGAATGCCGCTGTGAAGCGCATGAAGGAAAAACTGAAACGAGTTTAG